In Hyphomicrobiales bacterium, the sequence GGGGGCCCGGGCATGAGCCCCGCCCAGTTCTGCGGCAACAGGTCGATGAAGGCCTTGTCGCCGGCTTCGATCAGGTTTGCCTTGTAGGTTTGCGTCAGCGCGAAGCGCATGCCGCGGCCGTCGGGATCGACGCGGGCGACCGAGACGTAGTTGGGCAGCTCACGGGCGAGGCGGGCGACGTCGACGCGCACAGGGCTGCCGAAGGCGACGATCAGCACGCCGTTGGCCACGCGGATGCGGGTCTGGGTCGGTTCGTCGAAGGCGAGCGAGACCCGGCCGAAGCCGGCCGGCATGGCCTCGCCGCGCATGGTGGCGCTGGCAGCGAGCGCGGGCGCGTCCAGCCCCGCTGCGAGCGCGAGCGCAGCCAGCCCGATACCGAAGGCGAGGGAACGCGACAGTGGCAAACCGGAATACTCGACCCAACGCGACTGCGGGCCTTGCCGCATCGCGCAGACGCGGCGGCCCTCGGGCACGCTAGCGCGTCAACCATAACGCGGACTTAACGGGGCGGGGGCGCCGGCGACGGGATTCCGGCTATTCAGCGTTGAGTCGCGGGCGCGATGGCAGGCAGCTCGTTGCCGGGCAGGGACGCCTCGTTGGCGGCGCGCTCGAAGCTCGGCATGCGCCCGCTCGTCGCCAGCGCCACGGTCAGCCGCTCGGCACGCTCCGGCGACATGGCGGCGAGGACCTCGGACATCTTGCGCGGATTCATCTGCTGCACCACCGGAACGAGCACGTCGAGACCCAGCCGGTCGAAGACGCGGGCGGCATCCTTCGGCTTCATCGACTCGTACATGATGACGAGGTTCTTGATCGCCTTGGCCTCGTCGGCCGAAGCCTTCGCGGCAGGGCTCGCCTTCTCTTCGAGGGTCTTGAGGTCGCCGACGCGGCCGTCGAGCTTCTTCTCGGCCGAATCCAGCAGCCGCTCGCGCATTTCCAGCTCGCGCATGCGGCTGTCGAGCTCCTCGCGCCGCTCGCCCAGGCGTTCGAGAATGGCCTTTTCCGCGGGCGACAGCGGCTTGGCCGTGCCGTTCATCACGGCGGCCTTGTTGTTGGGGTTGGCGGCGCGTGCGGCCTCGGCCTTCGCCTCGGCTTCCTTCTTCTCCTGCTCCTTCTTGGGGTCGGGAGCGGGCACGGAGCCGGTCGTTTCCGGGTCGAAGACATCGGGCGCATGGGCGCGCGCGATGACCTTGGCCAGGCCCCAGGCCTCCTTCTGGTTCTTGGCCTTGTCGCCCTGAGCTTGTGCCAGGACGGGCGCTGCCGCCGGGATCTTGCCGAGAGGCGCGTCCTCCGCCCATGTGAGCAGCTTCAGCGCCAGGAGACCCATGGCGCCGAGGATGACTGCCGGCAGAAGGCGGGGCTTTTCGATCACGCAGCCTGTTCCTCGAGGCGGCGTGCGGCGCGGGCGCGGATGGCGGCGGCCGATTGCGCCGCGGTTTCGAGGCGGGAGACGGGAGCGACGTCGGCCACGGCGGCAGCCTGGGGAGCCGCCTTGGCGCCGACGAGGCTCGCCGCGCTGACGATCTGGCCGATGCGTTCCATCACGGCCTGGCCGGCATCGACCTGGGCGGCGAGATCGGCAGCGTAGCGCTCGGCGGTGCGCAGCCGCTCGTCCAGCGTGCGGTCGCAGTCGCCGAGCGTCGATTTGAGGCCGGCAATGGCGCGCTCGGCATTGTCGGTCGCGGTGATGAGGGCGCCGACGGTCTGGCGCATGCCGGCCTCGTCCGCCTTGAGGCGCTCGATGCGCTTGGTCAGGACGAAGCAGGTGATGATGGTGGCGACCAGCAGGCTTGCGACAAGCACGTCGGCGATGAGGGTGATCGTCATGGCTGTCCTGCTCAGTTGGCGCCGCCGAGATGGCTGGCGAGGCTGTCGAAGGCGGCAAGCGTGGTCTTGGAGCGCCGTAGCGGGCTCGTCACCTGGACGGCGATCTTGTCGTCGACACGGCCGATTCGCCCCTCCGAGACGATGAAGTCGCCGCAGCGCAGCGAGACGGTCGAGTCGGGGCGGGTGTCGAACATCAGCGTGTCGCCGATCTCCAGCTTCATCACGCGCTTCAGCGGCATCTGGGTCTCGTGCAGCACGCAGGTGACGTCGATATCGGCCTGCCAGACCTCGGTCGCGAGGTGGTTTTCCCAGGTCGGATCGCGCCCGAGCTTCTCGCCCATGAAGCTTTCGAGCAGGAGCTCGCGGATCGGCTCGATGGTGGCGTAGGGCAGGAGGAGGTGCAGGGCTCCGCCGCGGCCCTCCATATCGAATTTGAGCTCGACCCGGATCGCGGCGTTGGCGGGGCGGGAGATCGAGACAAAGCGGGGGTTGGATTCGACCCGGTCGACCGTGAACCTGACCGGCGAGAGCGGCCGGAAGGCCGCTTCGGCGTCGCTCAGCACCAGCTCGATGACGCGGCGGATCAGGCGGATCTCGATCGTGGTGAAGGGGCGTCCGTCGATACGCGGTGCCGGCTGGCCGCGCTTGCCGCCGAACATGGTGTCGAGCACGGAATAGATCAGGGCCGATTCGATGGTGATCAGGCCGAAATTGTCCCATTCCTCGGCCTTGAACACCGAGAGCAGGGCCGGCTGCGAGATCGAGTTGACATAGTCGCCGAAGCGCACCGAGCGGATGCTCTCCAGGGTGACTTCGACATTGTCCGTGAAGAAATTGCGCAGGCTGGTCGAGAGCAGGCGTACGAGACGCTCGAAGATGATCTCGAGCATCGGCAGGCGTTCATAGGCAACCGACCCCGAATCGACGATCGCCTGGATGCCGTTGCGGCCATCCTTCTCGTCGCCGCTGGAGAAACCGAGCATCGTGTCGATTTCTTCCTGCGACATCAGGCGGTCTACGCCGCCTTCCGGTTCGCCGTCCTCCTCGACGATATCCGGCATCGCAGCCCAGCCGGCGGCCATGCCTTCCGGCGTCAGCGGCTCGTCGGTCGGGGCTGGGTTGTCGCGCTCGGTGCTCATCGTCTCGCCGTCATCCCGGTGCGGTCAGGGCCGGTACCCGGCTCACTGAACCAGCAGTTCCTTGAACAGCACGGCGTCGACCTTGGCCGGATAGATGGTCAGGTTGACGCGGCGCAGCAGCTCCTCCTTCAGCCGGTACATGCCGGCCGAGCCTTCGAGGTCCGCCGGCCGCAGCTCGCGCATGAAGATCTGGAAGGCGTCCTCGACGCGCGGCAGCAGCGGTTTGACCTGGTCGGCCGCCTTCGCATCGGCGATTTCCAGCACGACCTTGATCTTCATGACCGGCTGGCGATCCTGCTGGCCGCCATTGGACATGCTGATCATCATGTCCTTCATGTCGAGGAAGGCGACGGGATTCTTGGCCTTGGCCGCGGCTTCGGCGGCTGCGATCTGCTCGGGCGAGGGCTTCTTCAGGAAGAACCAGCCGCCCGCGCCGGCTGCCGCCAGCAGCACGACGCCGCCGACGATGATGAAGAGCTTCTTCTTGCTCTTCGGCGCGGCTTCGCTTGCAGCGCCTTCCTGTTCCGTCTTGGCTTTCTTCTTCGCCATCTCTTCCGCGCCCTGGCCGCCGGGCCGCCTTCTGCCGCCCCTGTCGCCACCTTCCTCAATCACGGTTAACGCGCCGTTAAGGACGGCAGGATTTGCCGGGTCGTTCTTGCCGGTTCTGCAGCTCGTGCCGGGTTCCGGCAAAAATCCAAAGCGGATCGGTCTTCAATTATATCAATATGTTACGGGAATTTGCCGCGTTGGCATGACGATTGCCGGTGATGAGACGTGGCGACTGCGCTGGGGAGCGTCGAGGTCGCTGCGGGACATGATCGGGAGACTTGCCGTGGAGAACGCGCTTCTCATCGGCCTGTCGCGTCAGGTGGCTCTGGCGCGCGAGCTGGACGTCATCGCCAACAACATGGCGAATGTCGGCACCAATGGGTTCAAGGCGCGCAGCGCGCGCTTCAACGAATTCATCATGCCGGTTGCCAAAGCCGACGCCTTCAAGCCGACCGATCGGCCGCTGTCCTACGTCATCGACAACGGCACGCCGCTGGACCTCTCGCAGGGCGCGACCGAGCTGACGGGCAACCCGCTCGACGTCGCCCTGAAGGGCGACAACTACCTCGTGGTGCAGACCCCCGCCGGCGAGCGCTACACCCGGGCCGGCTCGCTGACGGTCGATCGGCAGGGTCGCCTCGTCACCCAGACCGGCCTTCCGGTGATGGGTGAATCCGGCCCGATCACCTTCGGCTCCAGCGAATATGCGATGCGCATCGCGGCCGACGGCACGGTGAGCAGCGACCAGGGCACGCGCGGCAAGCTGCGGCAGGTCCGTTTCACCAATGCGGCGACGCTCGTCAGCGAAGGCAGCAACCTGTTCTCCGCGACGGTGCCGGCCCAGTCGGCCGGCCCGGAGGCCAGGCTCGAACCCGGCGCGATCGAGCGCTCCAACGTCAAGGCCGTGGTCGAGCTGACCCGCCTGATGGAGGTGCAGCGCAACTACCAGAGCGTCGCCAACATGATCGGCAAGTCCGACGAGCTGCGCAGCCGGGCGATCTCGCGCCTGGCCGACCAGCAGGCCTGATAAGGAGCCAGCCCCATGCGCGCCATGCAGACAGCCGCGACCGGCATGATGGCCCAGGAGATGAACGTCCAGGTCATCTCCAACAACATCGCCAACGTCCGGACCACCGGCTACAAGCGCCAGCAGATCCACTTCCAGGATCTGCTCTACGAGCATTTCCGCCGGGCAGGCTCGGCCACCTCCGACCAGAACACCCAGGCGCCCGCGGGCACCTTCATCGGCTCCGGCGTCAAGACGGTCTCGACCGGCCGGGTGATGACCCAGGGCAACATCACGCCGACCGAGAAGCCCTATGACCTCGCCATTCGCGGCGAAGGCTTCTTCCGCATCCGTATGCCGGACGGGCGCACCACCTATAGCCGGGACGGCTCGTTCGACCTCGACTCGCAGGGTCAGATCGTTACCCGCGACGGCTATCAGGTCGAGCCCGGCATCACCGTGCCGAACAATGCGACCAGCGTCAGCATCAACGCCCAGGGCATCGTCGAGGCGATGATACCGGGGCAGACGGCTCCGCAGCAGCTCGGCCAGATCCAGCTCGTCCGCTTCGTCAACAAGGTCGGTCTCGAGTCGATCGGCGACAACCTCTATATCGAGACCGCCGCCTCGGGGCAGCCGATCGACGGTTTCGGCGGCGGCGAAGGCTTCGGCACGCTGCAGCAGAACTATCTCGAAGAAGGAAACGTCCAGGCCGTTACCGAGCTCTCCTCGCTGATCGCGGCGCAGCGCGCCTATGAGATGAACTCCAAGGTCATCACCGCCACCGACCAGATGATGTCGGCGACGACCCAGATGTTCCGCGGTTGAGGAGGGTGCGCATCATGATCCGCTCCGCAGTCCTCGCCCTTCTCCTCTCCGGCACCGCCGCGCTGGCCGCGCCGCAGCAGGCCCCGTCGGCCTCGGTTACGGTGGCTTCCGCTGCCGCTGCGCCCACCGCCTCGTTTCCGCGCAAGCTGCAACTGCGCCCCGAGCTCAACCTGTCGCGCGATCTCGTCACCTTCGGGGATCTCATTCCCGGCCTGACCGGCGAGGTTGCGGCGACAGCCGCCTTCCGGGCGCCGGGGCTCGGCGAGACCGGCACCATCCAGGTTTCGCGCATCGTCGAGGCCGCCCGGGCGGCGGGAATCGTCCGCGAAAGCGCCGATCTCGACAGCCATGGCTTCGCCCAGGTCGTCGTCACGCGCGCCGCGCGCCGGGTCACCGCCGCCGATATCGAGATCGCGGTGAAGATCGGGCTGCAGGAGCGCTTCGGCGTCGATGCGCGCATCTTCGCCCTGGCGATCGACGGGGGCGCGCCGGGCATCGCGATCGAGCCCGAGCTCACCGGCGATGTCGGCGTCCTCGACCTCTCCTTCGACGCCCGTTCCCGGCGCCTCCAGGCGCGGCTCGCGGTGCCGGGCAGCATGGCGATGAAGCTGAAGCCGCTGCGCATTTCCGGTCAGCTCGTCGAGACCATGGAGGTGGTGGTTCCAAAGCGGCTGATCGCCCGCGGCGAGACGCTGGGCAAGGACGACGTCGTGATCGAGCGCCGCCCGCGCGACGGGCAAAGCGGGGAGATCATCGGCGATGCCCGCGCCGCCATCGACAAGGTCGCGCGGCGGGCGTTGCTTGCGGGCGTGGCGCTGCGCAGCAGCGACGTCCAGCGCGAGGAGATCGTCGCCAAGGGCGATCTCGTCACGATCACTTACGAAGCGCCGGGGCTGCTGCTCACCCTGCGCGGCCGGGCCAACGAGGCCGGCGCCATGGGGGACGTCGTCTCCGTCACCAATCCCCAATCCAAGCGCGTGCTGCAAGGCAAGGTCAGCGGGCCGGGGCGGGTCACCGTCCAGTCCTCCTCGGCCGGCCGCATCGCCAGCGCCCAGTGACATCCGTGGAAACCGCCATGAACGCCAACCGTCTCGCCAAGCTCTCCGGATTGCTACTGCTCACCGCCTCGCTCGGGGCCTGCGGCATCGGCGACCGCCTCGCCAATGTCGGCCAGGCCCCGGCGCTCTCGCCGGTGGAGGACCCGACCGCCGCCAAGGGCTACAAGCCGGTGCAGATGCCGATGCCGGCGATGGAGCACGCCTCCTACGCCCCGAATTCGCTCTGGCGCACTGGTTCGCGGGCGTTCTTCAAGGACCAGCGCGCCCGCAATGTCGGCGACCTCGTCACGGTGAAGGTCAAGTTCACGGACCGGGCGCAACTCGACAACACCACCAAGCGCAGCCGCAAGAACGGCGAGGATTTCGGCGCGGCAAGGATCATGGGCTTCGAGAACAAGCTCGACAAGTTCCTGCCGGACGGATCGAGCGCGGGCGAGTTGCTGAAACTCGACTCCGAAGGATCGA encodes:
- a CDS encoding conserved hypothetical protein (Evidence 4 : Unknown function but conserved in other organisms), which codes for MIEKPRLLPAVILGAMGLLALKLLTWAEDAPLGKIPAAAPVLAQAQGDKAKNQKEAWGLAKVIARAHAPDVFDPETTGSVPAPDPKKEQEKKEAEAKAEAARAANPNNKAAVMNGTAKPLSPAEKAILERLGERREELDSRMRELEMRERLLDSAEKKLDGRVGDLKTLEEKASPAAKASADEAKAIKNLVIMYESMKPKDAARVFDRLGLDVLVPVVQQMNPRKMSEVLAAMSPERAERLTVALATSGRMPSFERAANEASLPGNELPAIAPATQR
- a CDS encoding Glutamyl-tRNA reductase, with the translated sequence MTITLIADVLVASLLVATIITCFVLTKRIERLKADEAGMRQTVGALITATDNAERAIAGLKSTLGDCDRTLDERLRTAERYAADLAAQVDAGQAVMERIGQIVSAASLVGAKAAPQAAAVADVAPVSRLETAAQSAAAIRARAARRLEEQAA
- the fliM gene encoding Flagellar motor switch protein FliM; the protein is MSTERDNPAPTDEPLTPEGMAAGWAAMPDIVEEDGEPEGGVDRLMSQEEIDTMLGFSSGDEKDGRNGIQAIVDSGSVAYERLPMLEIIFERLVRLLSTSLRNFFTDNVEVTLESIRSVRFGDYVNSISQPALLSVFKAEEWDNFGLITIESALIYSVLDTMFGGKRGQPAPRIDGRPFTTIEIRLIRRVIELVLSDAEAAFRPLSPVRFTVDRVESNPRFVSISRPANAAIRVELKFDMEGRGGALHLLLPYATIEPIRELLLESFMGEKLGRDPTWENHLATEVWQADIDVTCVLHETQMPLKRVMKLEIGDTLMFDTRPDSTVSLRCGDFIVSEGRIGRVDDKIAVQVTSPLRRSKTTLAAFDSLASHLGGAN
- a CDS encoding Flagellar biosynthesis protein fliL → MAKKKAKTEQEGAASEAAPKSKKKLFIIVGGVVLLAAAGAGGWFFLKKPSPEQIAAAEAAAKAKNPVAFLDMKDMMISMSNGGQQDRQPVMKIKVVLEIADAKAADQVKPLLPRVEDAFQIFMRELRPADLEGSAGMYRLKEELLRRVNLTIYPAKVDAVLFKELLVQ
- a CDS encoding Flagellar basal-body rod protein FlgF, producing the protein MIGRLAVENALLIGLSRQVALARELDVIANNMANVGTNGFKARSARFNEFIMPVAKADAFKPTDRPLSYVIDNGTPLDLSQGATELTGNPLDVALKGDNYLVVQTPAGERYTRAGSLTVDRQGRLVTQTGLPVMGESGPITFGSSEYAMRIAADGTVSSDQGTRGKLRQVRFTNAATLVSEGSNLFSATVPAQSAGPEARLEPGAIERSNVKAVVELTRLMEVQRNYQSVANMIGKSDELRSRAISRLADQQA
- the flgG gene encoding flagellar basal-body rod protein FlgG codes for the protein MRAMQTAATGMMAQEMNVQVISNNIANVRTTGYKRQQIHFQDLLYEHFRRAGSATSDQNTQAPAGTFIGSGVKTVSTGRVMTQGNITPTEKPYDLAIRGEGFFRIRMPDGRTTYSRDGSFDLDSQGQIVTRDGYQVEPGITVPNNATSVSINAQGIVEAMIPGQTAPQQLGQIQLVRFVNKVGLESIGDNLYIETAASGQPIDGFGGGEGFGTLQQNYLEEGNVQAVTELSSLIAAQRAYEMNSKVITATDQMMSATTQMFRG
- a CDS encoding Flagellar basal-body P-ring formation protein flgA, which codes for MIRSAVLALLLSGTAALAAPQQAPSASVTVASAAAAPTASFPRKLQLRPELNLSRDLVTFGDLIPGLTGEVAATAAFRAPGLGETGTIQVSRIVEAARAAGIVRESADLDSHGFAQVVVTRAARRVTAADIEIAVKIGLQERFGVDARIFALAIDGGAPGIAIEPELTGDVGVLDLSFDARSRRLQARLAVPGSMAMKLKPLRISGQLVETMEVVVPKRLIARGETLGKDDVVIERRPRDGQSGEIIGDARAAIDKVARRALLAGVALRSSDVQREEIVAKGDLVTITYEAPGLLLTLRGRANEAGAMGDVVSVTNPQSKRVLQGKVSGPGRVTVQSSSAGRIASAQ
- the flgH gene encoding Flagellar L-ring protein, with translation MNANRLAKLSGLLLLTASLGACGIGDRLANVGQAPALSPVEDPTAAKGYKPVQMPMPAMEHASYAPNSLWRTGSRAFFKDQRARNVGDLVTVKVKFTDRAQLDNTTKRSRKNGEDFGAARIMGFENKLDKFLPDGSSAGELLKLDSEGSSEGAGSVRRSEQLATNVAAVVTQNLPNGNLVIEGKQEIRVNFEIRELIVAGVIRPEDIESDNTIDSTKIAQARIAYGGRGQITDVQQPRYGQQVMDILLPF